A genomic window from Candidatus Thiocaldithrix dubininis includes:
- a CDS encoding autoinducer binding domain-containing protein encodes MPLCKKFIEQLCQAQHYDAAFKAYSDYIIDLNFHSLSYVFMPINLFGTYKEQMPRFSVTDNFSKSFLEEYATSGFQSYDYIVDAVSSGQQNCLYLWEDDRKSGQLNKQASSIIDNAKYDHHMGNGCSILTSKSLHGVGAVSLIGDESDRSFKSYVKENLISLSNATEIFHNHILAKGYEVNTFIMQTVFLDFNITEKKILKCLLDGNSVPETAIKVNRSKGHVENLVREMRIKIGGELPNGKPRISKDKLLHFCGLLHIYHEL; translated from the coding sequence ATGCCTCTATGTAAAAAATTTATTGAACAATTATGCCAAGCACAACACTATGATGCGGCTTTTAAAGCTTATAGCGATTATATAATAGATCTAAATTTTCATAGCTTGTCCTATGTATTTATGCCAATTAACTTATTTGGCACTTATAAAGAGCAAATGCCCCGCTTTTCAGTCACTGATAATTTTAGCAAATCGTTTTTAGAAGAGTATGCTACCAGCGGTTTTCAAAGTTATGATTATATTGTAGATGCGGTAAGTAGCGGTCAACAAAACTGTCTTTACTTATGGGAAGATGATCGCAAAAGCGGTCAATTAAATAAACAAGCTTCCAGCATTATAGATAACGCTAAATATGATCATCATATGGGAAATGGTTGTTCGATCTTAACATCAAAATCTTTGCATGGTGTGGGTGCAGTTAGCCTAATTGGCGATGAAAGTGATCGTTCATTTAAAAGTTATGTTAAAGAAAATTTAATCAGTCTTAGCAATGCTACTGAGATTTTCCATAATCATATTCTTGCCAAAGGTTATGAAGTAAATACGTTTATCATGCAAACTGTTTTTTTAGATTTTAATATTACTGAAAAAAAGATATTAAAATGCTTATTAGATGGTAATTCTGTACCTGAAACGGCTATTAAAGTTAACCGCAGTAAAGGACATGTTGAAAACTTAGTACGCGAAATGCGTATTAAAATTGGCGGAGAGTTGCCTAATGGTAAACCACGCATTTCTAAGGATAAACTTTTACACTTCTGCGGGCTGCTGCATATTTACCATGAATTATAA